A section of the Salvelinus sp. IW2-2015 linkage group LG7, ASM291031v2, whole genome shotgun sequence genome encodes:
- the mfn2 gene encoding mitofusin-2, whose protein sequence is MACARIALDERTIPNKVKTQDTYRNEELDPVTTEEQVQEVHGYLSKVAGIGEVLARRHMKCVFFGRTSNGKSSVINAMLCDKVLPSGIGHTTNCFLQVEGTDGNESFLLTEGSEEKKSIKTVNQLAHALHQDEDLDAGSLVCVMWPKVKCALLRDDLVLVDSPGIDVTTELDSWIDKFCLDADVFVLVANSESTLMQTEKSFFHKVNERLSSPNIFILNNRWDASASEPEYMEEVRRQHMDRCSSFLVDELGVVDRAQASDRIFFVSAKEVLQARVQKAQGMPEAGGALAEGFQARMFEFQNFERRFEECISQSAVKTKFEQHTVRAKQISETLRLIMDSVHVAAQEQRIHCLETREERQDRMEFIDKQLDLLTLDCKSKIKKITEEVERQVSNAMAEEIRRLFVLVDDFHMDFHPSQVVLKVYKNELHRHIEEGLGRNMSERCSTAITAALQSTQTEMIDGLKPLLPGPVQEQVDKLVPRQQIFTLSYDLACDKLCSDFQEDIGFHFSLGWTMLVNRFLGPKNTRRALMGYNDQVPRPMALTPVSTSMPPFPQNSMTQEELMVSMVTGLASLTSRTSMGIIVVGGVIWKAVGWRLIALSVGLYGLLYVYERLTWTTKAKERAFKRQFVDYASEKLQLIVSYTGSNCSHQVQQELAGTFAQLCQQVDVTRQNLEDEITDMNTKIELLDALQSKAKLLRNKAGWLDSELNMFTQQYLQQGR, encoded by the exons ATGGCATGCGCAAGGATAGCCTTAGACGAGCGTACAATTCCCAACAAAGTCAAAACCCAGG ACACATATAGGAATGAGGAGCTGGACCCGGTCACTACAGAGGAGCAGGTTCAGGAAGTGCACGGTTACCTGTCAAAGGTGGCAGGGATCGGAGAGGTGCTGGCACGCAGACACATGAAGTGTGTCTTCTTCGGAAG GACAAGTAACGGGAAGAGCTCGGTGATCAACGCCATGCTGTGTGATAAGGTGCTCCCCTCTGGGATAGGACATACCACCAACTGTTTCCTGCAGGTGGAGGGGACCGACGGCAACGAGTCCTTCCTGCTCACAGAGGGatcagaggagaagaagagcatCAAA ACGGTGAACCAGCTAGCCCATGCTCTACATCAGGATGAGGACCTGGATGCAGGAAGCCTGGTGTGTGTCATGTGGCCCAAAGTCAAGTGTGCCCTGCTTAGGGACGACCTGGTGCTGGTGGACAG CCCCGGTATTGATGTCACGACAGAGCTGGACAGCTGGATCGACAAGTTCTGCCTGGACGCCGACGTCTTTGTCCTGGTGGCAAACTCTGAGTCCACTCTGATGCAGACG GAGAAGTCATTCTTCCACAAGGTCAACGAGCGTCTCTCCAGTCCAAACATCTTCATCTTAAACAACCGCTGGGATGCCTCTGCCTCGGAGCCGGagtacatggaggag GTGAGGAGGCAGCACATGGACCGCTGCAGCAGTTTCCTGGTGGACGAGCTGGGTGTGGTGGACCGGGCCCAGGCCAGCGACCGCATCTTCTTTGTGTCTGCAAAGGAGGTCCTACAGGCCCGTGTTCAGAAGGCCCAGGGGATGCCAGAAGCAG GTGGTGCTCTGGCCGAGGGATTCCAGGCCAGGATGTTTGAGTTCCAGAACTTTGAGCGGCGCTTCGAG GAGTGTATCTCTCAGTCTGCGGTGAAGACCAAGTTTGAGCAGCACACTGTGAGGGCCAAGCAGATCTCGGAGACCCTACGGCTCATCATGGACTCGGTGCACGTGGCGGCTCAGGAGCAGAG GATTCACTGCCTAGAAACCAGGGAGGAGCGCCAGGACCGCATGGAGTTCATCGACAAACAGCTGGACCTGCTGACGCTGGACTGCAAGAGCAAGATCAAGAAGATCACAGAGGAAGTAGAGCGACAG gtgtccaACGCCATGGCAGAGGAGATCAGGCGACTCTTTGTGCTGGTGGATGACTTCCACATGGACTTCCATCCGTCTCAGGTGGTGCTCAAGGTGTACAAGAAC gAGCTCCACAGGCACATTGAGGAGGGCCTGGGCAGGAACATGTCTGAGAGGTGTTCCACAGCCATCACCGCTGCCCTGCAGTCCACCCAGACAGAGATGATCG ATGGTCTGAAGCCCCTGCTTCCGGGGCCGGTCCAGGAGCAGGTGGACAAGCTGGTGCCGCGGCAGCAGATCTTCACCCTCAGCTACGACCTGGCCTGCGACAAGTTGTGCAGTGACTTCCAGGAGGACATTGGCTTCCACTTCTCCCTGGGCTGGACCATGCTGGTCAACCGCTTTCTGGGACCCAAGAACACACGACGTGCCCTCATGGGCTACAacgaccag GTTCCTCGGCCTATGGCCCTCACCCCGGTCAGCACCAGCATGCCCCCGTTCCCCCAGAACTCCATGACCCAGGAGGAGCTGATGGTCTCCATGGTGACCGGCCTGGCCTCCCTCACCTCCCGTACATCCATGGGCATCATAGTCGTCGGCGGCGTG ATCTGGAAGGCGGTGGGCTGGCGTCTGATTGCCCTTTCGGTCGGGTTGTACGGCCTGCTGTACGTGTACGAGCGCCTCACTTGGACCACCAAGGCCAAGGAGAGGGCCTTCAAGCGCCAGTTTGTGGACTACGCCAGCGAGAAGCTGCAGCTCATCGTCAGCTACACCGGCTCCAACTGCAGCCACCAGGTTCAGCA
- the plod1a gene encoding procollagen-lysine,2-oxoglutarate 5-dioxygenase 1 isoform X1, with translation MRAFSLLILAWMSLLVVLPVIRCKEQRELSEGNLLVVTVATKETDGFRRFMRSARHFNYTIKVLGRGEPWKGGNYMTAPGGGQKVRLLKAGLQEMEVDKVVLFIDSYDVVFASGPKELLKKFQQTRHKVVFSAETLIWPDRHLEDKHPHFREGKRFLGSGGFIGYVPNLKEMVADWTGEDNDSDQLFFTKIYINPEKRKSINITLDNRCRMFQNLHGSLDEVVLKFEDGXVRARNVLYDTLPVVVHGNGPTKLQINYLSNYIPTVWTFETGCSVCLEDLRPLSGLKESEYPRVVIGIFIQQPTPFVSVFFESLLKLEYPKHRLKLFIYNQEQHHKVEVSSFLKDHEKEYQDVKVIGPEENMDRVASRNLGLDMCRQDKDCEYFFSMDIEVVLKNKDTLKILIEQNEPIIAPMITREGRLWTNFWGALSADGYYARSEDYVDIVQGRRVGVWNVPYLTKVYLVKASLLHEELSDYDLFSSGTLDLDMAFCHNARNKGVFMYVTNMHTFGRMLSTENYQMSHLHNDLWQIFENPKDWEERYIHENYTKIMRDKLIETPCPDVYWFPLFSDIGCDHIVQEMENFGQWSGGRNTDTRIQGGYENVPTVDIHMTQINYEKEWQKLLLDYIAPITETMYPGYYTKCISYLNFVVRYKPDEQPLLTPHHDASTFTINVALNSKEIDYQAQFDLAFVVRYKPDEQPFLRPHHDASTFTINIALNQKVLDYQVSVFVMIYTLTWGGGL, from the exons ATGAGAGCTTTTTCCTTATTAATATTGGCCTGGATGTCCTTGCTTGTGGTTTTACCAGTGATACGTTGTAAAGAACAGCGAGAACTATCCGAAG GCAACCTTTTAGTTGTGACTGTTGCGACCAAAGAGACAGATGGCTTCAGGCGTTTCATGAGGTCTGCCCGGCACTTTAACTACACCATCAAG GTGCTTGGCAGAGGGGAGCCATGGAAAGGTGGGAACTATATGACCGCGCCAGGAGGGGGTCAGAAAGTGCGCCTTCTTAAAGCTGGTTTGCAGGAGATGGAGGTAGACAAGGTTGTCCTCTTCATTGACAG CTATGATGTTGTCTTCGCCTCCGGTCCCAAAGAGCTGCTGAAGAAGTTCCAGCAGACAAGACACAAGGTGGTCTTCTCCGCAGAGACCCTCATCTGGCCCGACAGACACTTGGAGGACAAGCACCCCCACTTCCGAGAGGGAAAGAGGTTCTTGGGCTCAGGGG GATTCATTGGCTATGTTCCTAACCTCAAAGAGATGGTTGCTGACTGGACAGGGGAGGACAATGACAGTGATCAACTTTTCTTCACCAAGATTTATATCAACCCAGAGAAAAGA AAATCCATCAATATAACACTGGACAACAGATGCAGAATGTTTCAGAATCTTCATGGATCCCTTG ATGAGGTGGTGTTGAAGTTTGAGGACGGGCWAGTGCGGGCCAGAAACGTGTTGTATGATACATTACCCGTCGTTGTTCATGGCAACGGGCCCACCAAG ctCCAGATCAACTACTTGAGCAACTACATCCCCACAGTGTGGACGTTTGAGACGGGTTGCAGTGTGTGTCTTGAGGACCTGCGGCCACTCTCAGGACTCAAG GAGAGCGAATACCCACGGGTGGTTATTGGGATCTTCATCCAGCAGCCCACCCCCTTTGTCAGTGTGTTCTTTGAGAGCTTGCTCAAACTGGAATACCCAAAACACCGACTCAAACTCTTCATCTACAACCAG GAGCAGCACCACAAGGTAGAGGTCAGCTCTTTTCTGAAGGACCATGAGAAAGAGTACCAGGATGTAAAGGTCATTGGGCCTGAGGAGAACATGGACAGGGTGGCTTCCCGCAACCTCGGCCT TGATATGTGCCGACAGGACAAGGATTGCGAGTATTTCTTCAGCATGGATATCGAAGTGGTTCTGAAGAACAAGGACACCCTAAAGATTCTCATCGAGCAAAATGA GCCTATAATTGCACCCATGATAACCCGAGAAGGCCGCCTATGGACCAACTTCTGGGGAGCACTCAGTGCTGATGGTTACTACGCTAGGTCGGAGGACTATGTGGACATTGTGCAAGGACGCAGAGT TGGTGTGTGGAATGTCCCCTACCTGACCAAGGTGTACCTGGTGAAGGCCAGCCTCCTTCATGAGGAGCTCTCTGACTACGACCTCTTCAGCTCGGGCACCCTGGACCTCGACATGGCCTTCTGTCACAACGCCAGAAACAAA GGAGTCTTCATGTATGTTACGAATATGCACACCTTTGGTCGGATGCTGTCGACAGAAAACTACCAGATGAGCCATCTCCACAACGATCTGTGGCAGATCTTCGAAAACCCTAAG GATTGGGAGGAGCGTTACATCCATGAGAACTACACAAAGATAATGAGAGACAAACTGATTGAAACA ccTTGCCCTGATGTATACTGGTTCCCGCTATTCTCTGATATCGGATGTGACCACATTGTTCAAGAAATGGAAAACTTTGGACAGTGGTCAGGTGGCcgaaataca GACACAAGGATCCAGGGCGGCTATGAGAATGTCCCCACCGTTGATATCCACATGACTCAAATCAATTATGAGAAAGAGTGGCAGAAGCTTCTGTTGGATTACATAGCCCCAATCACAGAGACAATGTATCCTGGATACTACACCAAg TGTATCTCTTACCTCAACTTCGTAGTGAGGTACAAACCTGACGAGCAGCCCCTGCTCACCCCTCACCACGATGCATCTACTTTCACTATTAATGTAGCACTCAACAGCAAAGAAATTGACTATCAG GCTCAGTTTGACTTGGCGTTTGTAGTTAGATATAAGCCAGACGAGCAGCCCTTTTTAAGGCCACACCATGACGCGTCCACATTTACTATAAATATTGCACTCAATCAAAAAGTGCTTGATTACCaggtgagtgtgtttgtgatgaTTTACACATTGACTTGGGGAGGTGGCCTCTAA
- the plod1a gene encoding procollagen-lysine,2-oxoglutarate 5-dioxygenase 1 isoform X2, translating to MRAFSLLILAWMSLLVVLPVIRCKEQRELSEGNLLVVTVATKETDGFRRFMRSARHFNYTIKVLGRGEPWKGGNYMTAPGGGQKVRLLKAGLQEMEVDKVVLFIDSYDVVFASGPKELLKKFQQTRHKVVFSAETLIWPDRHLEDKHPHFREGKRFLGSGGFIGYVPNLKEMVADWTGEDNDSDQLFFTKIYINPEKRKSINITLDNRCRMFQNLHGSLDEVVLKFEDGXVRARNVLYDTLPVVVHGNGPTKLQINYLSNYIPTVWTFETGCSVCLEDLRPLSGLKESEYPRVVIGIFIQQPTPFVSVFFESLLKLEYPKHRLKLFIYNQEQHHKVEVSSFLKDHEKEYQDVKVIGPEENMDRVASRNLGLDMCRQDKDCEYFFSMDIEVVLKNKDTLKILIEQNEPIIAPMITREGRLWTNFWGALSADGYYARSEDYVDIVQGRRVGVWNVPYLTKVYLVKASLLHEELSDYDLFSSGTLDLDMAFCHNARNKGVFMYVTNMHTFGRMLSTENYQMSHLHNDLWQIFENPKDWEERYIHENYTKIMRDKLIETPCPDVYWFPLFSDIGCDHIVQEMENFGQWSGGRNTDTRIQGGYENVPTVDIHMTQINYEKEWQKLLLDYIAPITETMYPGYYTKAQFDLAFVVRYKPDEQPFLRPHHDASTFTINIALNQKVLDYQVSVFVMIYTLTWGGGL from the exons ATGAGAGCTTTTTCCTTATTAATATTGGCCTGGATGTCCTTGCTTGTGGTTTTACCAGTGATACGTTGTAAAGAACAGCGAGAACTATCCGAAG GCAACCTTTTAGTTGTGACTGTTGCGACCAAAGAGACAGATGGCTTCAGGCGTTTCATGAGGTCTGCCCGGCACTTTAACTACACCATCAAG GTGCTTGGCAGAGGGGAGCCATGGAAAGGTGGGAACTATATGACCGCGCCAGGAGGGGGTCAGAAAGTGCGCCTTCTTAAAGCTGGTTTGCAGGAGATGGAGGTAGACAAGGTTGTCCTCTTCATTGACAG CTATGATGTTGTCTTCGCCTCCGGTCCCAAAGAGCTGCTGAAGAAGTTCCAGCAGACAAGACACAAGGTGGTCTTCTCCGCAGAGACCCTCATCTGGCCCGACAGACACTTGGAGGACAAGCACCCCCACTTCCGAGAGGGAAAGAGGTTCTTGGGCTCAGGGG GATTCATTGGCTATGTTCCTAACCTCAAAGAGATGGTTGCTGACTGGACAGGGGAGGACAATGACAGTGATCAACTTTTCTTCACCAAGATTTATATCAACCCAGAGAAAAGA AAATCCATCAATATAACACTGGACAACAGATGCAGAATGTTTCAGAATCTTCATGGATCCCTTG ATGAGGTGGTGTTGAAGTTTGAGGACGGGCWAGTGCGGGCCAGAAACGTGTTGTATGATACATTACCCGTCGTTGTTCATGGCAACGGGCCCACCAAG ctCCAGATCAACTACTTGAGCAACTACATCCCCACAGTGTGGACGTTTGAGACGGGTTGCAGTGTGTGTCTTGAGGACCTGCGGCCACTCTCAGGACTCAAG GAGAGCGAATACCCACGGGTGGTTATTGGGATCTTCATCCAGCAGCCCACCCCCTTTGTCAGTGTGTTCTTTGAGAGCTTGCTCAAACTGGAATACCCAAAACACCGACTCAAACTCTTCATCTACAACCAG GAGCAGCACCACAAGGTAGAGGTCAGCTCTTTTCTGAAGGACCATGAGAAAGAGTACCAGGATGTAAAGGTCATTGGGCCTGAGGAGAACATGGACAGGGTGGCTTCCCGCAACCTCGGCCT TGATATGTGCCGACAGGACAAGGATTGCGAGTATTTCTTCAGCATGGATATCGAAGTGGTTCTGAAGAACAAGGACACCCTAAAGATTCTCATCGAGCAAAATGA GCCTATAATTGCACCCATGATAACCCGAGAAGGCCGCCTATGGACCAACTTCTGGGGAGCACTCAGTGCTGATGGTTACTACGCTAGGTCGGAGGACTATGTGGACATTGTGCAAGGACGCAGAGT TGGTGTGTGGAATGTCCCCTACCTGACCAAGGTGTACCTGGTGAAGGCCAGCCTCCTTCATGAGGAGCTCTCTGACTACGACCTCTTCAGCTCGGGCACCCTGGACCTCGACATGGCCTTCTGTCACAACGCCAGAAACAAA GGAGTCTTCATGTATGTTACGAATATGCACACCTTTGGTCGGATGCTGTCGACAGAAAACTACCAGATGAGCCATCTCCACAACGATCTGTGGCAGATCTTCGAAAACCCTAAG GATTGGGAGGAGCGTTACATCCATGAGAACTACACAAAGATAATGAGAGACAAACTGATTGAAACA ccTTGCCCTGATGTATACTGGTTCCCGCTATTCTCTGATATCGGATGTGACCACATTGTTCAAGAAATGGAAAACTTTGGACAGTGGTCAGGTGGCcgaaataca GACACAAGGATCCAGGGCGGCTATGAGAATGTCCCCACCGTTGATATCCACATGACTCAAATCAATTATGAGAAAGAGTGGCAGAAGCTTCTGTTGGATTACATAGCCCCAATCACAGAGACAATGTATCCTGGATACTACACCAAg GCTCAGTTTGACTTGGCGTTTGTAGTTAGATATAAGCCAGACGAGCAGCCCTTTTTAAGGCCACACCATGACGCGTCCACATTTACTATAAATATTGCACTCAATCAAAAAGTGCTTGATTACCaggtgagtgtgtttgtgatgaTTTACACATTGACTTGGGGAGGTGGCCTCTAA